A genomic window from Silene latifolia isolate original U9 population chromosome 11, ASM4854445v1, whole genome shotgun sequence includes:
- the LOC141613669 gene encoding uncharacterized protein LOC141613669: MRIPPSWTSLPLSACPRGSTLSGAALQWFVNLPNKSISSFAGLLNVFNQQFASSRKPEKLSSDLYRIVQSFEESTRDYLARFNVEKISIPRCDPTIAVNAFIRGLHRDSDLYKDLTKHPCATFEEVKQMAEATYRLEEDKDRRDLTEAPPKLSEYGFTTGLAGVLKAIREQGQRARWPKKPTPRKNDRRDTSKRCEYHNDIGHNTEDCVVLRKEVKHLYSAGCLDHLPPKGAKSGKVNTADQAQPSPPPPYSKVVSVITGGSEICGLTYSVAKRHATETKGDGPEFSLRVSRQDLPAISFDEEDIPDEAEHHHDALIITISIGNCLVKMILVDIQEAL; the protein is encoded by the exons ATGCGGATTCCCCCTTCGTGGACATCATTGCCCTTGTCAGCATGCCCAAGGGGTTCCACCTTGTCAGGAGCCGCACTCCAATGGTTCGTTAACCTCCCCAACAAGTCTATTTCTAGCTTTGCAGGGTTACTAAACGTTTTTAATCAGCAGTTCGCCAGCAGTCGCAAGCCAGAAAAATTATCCAGTGATCTATACCGGATCGTCCAGAGCTTTGAGGAGTCCACCAGGGATTATCTCGCCAGGTTCAATGTGGAAAAGATATCTATCCCTAGGTGCGACCCTACAATAGCAGTCAATGCCTTCATACGGGGACTGCACCGCGACTCTGATTTGTACAAGGATCTCACCAAGCACCCATGTGCCACCTTTGAGGAAGTCAAGCAAATGGCAGAGGCCACTTACCGCCTAGAGGAGGATAAGGATAGAAGGGACCT CACTGAGGCTCCACCTAAGCTCAGCGAGTATGGGTTCACCACTGGACTTGCTGGGGTATTGAAGGCAATCAGGGAACAAGGACAGAGGGCTAGGTGGCCCAAGAAGCCTACACCCAGGAAGAACGACAGAAGAGACACCAGCAAAAGGTGTGAATACCACAACGATATTGGCCATAATACAGAAGATTGTGTAGTACTACGAAAGGAAGTGAAGCACCTCTACAGTGCTGGATGCTTGGATCACCTGCCCCCCAAGGGAGCGAAATCTGGAAAGGTCAATACTGCTGACCAGGCCCAACCATCCCCGCCTCCACCTTACTCAAAGGTCGTGAGCGTCATCACAGGAGGATCGGAAATATGTGGTCTCACTTATTCAGTAGCAAAGCGCCATGCAACCGAGACTAAAGGAGATGGACCAGAGTTCTCCCTCCGAGTCAGCAGACAGGATCTACCAGCAATCTCCTTCGACGAGGAAGACATACCCGATGAGGCAGAACACCACCATGACGccttgatcattaccatttctaTAGGGAACTGCCTTGTTAAAATGATATTGGTAGATATACAGGAAGCTCTGTGA